A single region of the Salvia miltiorrhiza cultivar Shanhuang (shh) chromosome 8, IMPLAD_Smil_shh, whole genome shotgun sequence genome encodes:
- the LOC130999136 gene encoding LIM domain-containing protein PLIM2b-like: MASFTGTLDKCRACDKTVYFVDLLSADGQTYHKSCFKCSHCKGTLVMSNYSSMDGVLYCKTHFEQLFKESGNFSKNFQTGKHDQNKDLTRAPSKLSSVFCGTQDKCPACGKTVYPLEKVAMEGESFHKSCFKCAHGGCALTHSSYAALDGILYCKHHFQQLFMEKGNYQHVIEAARKSTAENDADAAAAATAAADAAAAAAEEGEAAGEEDGEAKADPDEPESEAKAED, encoded by the exons atggcATCATTCACAGGAACTCTTGATAAATGCAGGGCTTGCGACAAGACTGTTTATTTCGTTGATTTGTTGTCTGCTGATGGACAAACTTATCATAAATCATGCTTCAAATGCAGCCACTGCAAAGGCACTCTtgtg ATGAGCAACTACTCTTCCATGGATGGAGTTCTCTACTGCAAGACTCATTTTGAACAGCTCTTTAAGGAGTCTGGAAATTTTAGCAAGAATTTTCAAACTG GAAAACATGATCAGAACAAGGATCTG ACAAGGGCACCAAGCAAACTCTCTTCTGTGTTCTGTGGGACCCAAGATAAATGCCCTGCATGCGGCAAAACTGTGTATCCACTTGAGAAG GTGGCGATGGAGGGAGAGTCGTTCCACAAATCATGCTTCAAATGCGCCCATGGCGGCTGCGCGCTGACGCACTCTTCCTACGCTGCTCTCGACGGAATCCTCTACTGCAAGCACCACTTCCAGCAGCTTTTCATGGAGAAAGGCAACTACCAGCATGTTATCGAGGCTGCGAGGAAGAGCACCGCCGAGAACGACGCCgacgccgctgccgccgccactGCTGCCGCCgatgccgccgccgccgccgccgaggaAGGGGAGGCGGCGGGTGAAGAGGATGGGGAGGCCAAGGCGGATCCGGATGAGCCGGAGTCTGAGGCCAAGGCGGAAGACTAG